The following coding sequences are from one Selenomonas sputigena ATCC 35185 window:
- the fliY gene encoding flagellar motor switch phosphatase FliY, whose translation MSDDLISQEEIDALLNGGGDSAAAPEAPADNPAPAEGSPSQEGDALTDIERDALGEIGNISMGSAATTLSVLLGHKVSITTPTVSVDTLASIKDQYPMPYLIVEVGYTVGIDGNNVLAIQAQDASIIADLMMGGDGTNPTQELNEIHMSAVGESMNQMMGSVATSLSTMFNKKIDISPPKVNMIDLGSEDKVTEIVSAEDPIAKISFRMEVDGLIDSEIMQILPIPVAQEMVGYLLNNEAEEEEPMPAPTPAPAAPAPTPAAAAPPPAAPMMGAAPAYGAPPTPHVASNVPVQPAMFAPLSTAPVQVNDANIGLILDVPLQVTVELGRTKKTIKDILELTNGSIVELDKLAGEPVDIMVNGKFLAKGEVVVIDENFGVRITDIVSPAERAQQLQ comes from the coding sequence ATGAGTGATGATTTAATTTCGCAAGAGGAAATTGATGCGTTATTAAACGGCGGCGGCGACAGCGCGGCAGCGCCCGAAGCCCCGGCGGATAATCCGGCGCCCGCGGAAGGTTCTCCATCTCAAGAAGGGGATGCTCTGACGGACATTGAGCGCGACGCGCTCGGAGAAATAGGCAACATTTCCATGGGGAGCGCGGCGACGACGCTCTCGGTCCTCTTAGGACACAAGGTCTCGATTACGACGCCGACGGTGTCGGTGGATACGCTGGCCTCGATCAAAGACCAGTACCCGATGCCCTACCTCATCGTGGAGGTTGGCTATACGGTCGGCATCGACGGAAACAACGTGCTCGCGATCCAGGCGCAGGACGCTTCGATCATCGCCGATCTCATGATGGGCGGCGACGGCACGAACCCGACGCAGGAGCTCAATGAGATTCATATGAGCGCCGTCGGCGAATCAATGAATCAGATGATGGGATCGGTCGCCACATCATTGTCGACGATGTTCAACAAAAAGATTGATATCTCGCCGCCGAAGGTCAATATGATCGATCTCGGTTCGGAAGATAAGGTCACGGAGATCGTTTCGGCAGAAGACCCAATCGCGAAGATTTCGTTTCGCATGGAAGTCGACGGTTTGATCGACAGCGAGATCATGCAAATTCTGCCGATTCCTGTCGCGCAGGAAATGGTGGGATATTTGTTGAACAACGAAGCAGAGGAGGAAGAGCCAATGCCAGCACCAACACCGGCACCGGCAGCACCCGCGCCAACGCCGGCAGCAGCGGCTCCGCCGCCGGCAGCGCCGATGATGGGCGCAGCTCCGGCCTACGGTGCGCCGCCGACGCCGCATGTGGCGTCGAATGTGCCCGTACAGCCTGCGATGTTTGCGCCGCTTTCTACGGCTCCCGTGCAGGTCAATGATGCGAATATCGGCTTGATTCTTGATGTGCCGCTTCAGGTAACCGTGGAGCTCGGTCGCACGAAAAAGACGATCAAGGATATTCTGGAACTTACGAACGGCTCCATCGTCGAGCTTGACAAGCTCGCGGGCGAGCCGGTTGACATCATGGTCAACGGCAAGTTCTTAGCAAAGGGCGAAGTTGTCGTCATTGACGAGAACTTCGGCGTGCGCATCACCGACATCGTAAGTCCGGCGGAAAGGGCGCAGCAGCTGCAATAA
- the fliQ gene encoding flagellar biosynthesis protein FliQ, with amino-acid sequence MSSDLIIQIGQNALWIVLLVSAPMLGLGLAVGLLVSVFQATTSIQEATLAFIPKIIAVFVAILIFGPWMLSILVEYFTNIFVNLPLYIG; translated from the coding sequence ATGTCCAGCGATCTCATCATACAGATCGGGCAGAACGCCCTTTGGATCGTGCTCTTGGTGTCCGCCCCCATGCTTGGCCTCGGTCTTGCCGTCGGACTCCTTGTGAGCGTCTTTCAAGCGACCACGTCCATTCAGGAAGCTACGCTTGCTTTTATTCCGAAGATCATCGCGGTGTTTGTCGCCATCTTGATTTTTGGTCCGTGGATGCTCAGCATTCTCGTGGAATACTTCACGAATATTTTCGTGAACTTGCCGCTCTATATCGGATAG
- a CDS encoding flagellar hook protein FlgE: MMRSLFSGVSGLKSHQTRMDVIGNNIANVNTIGFKSSRVTFADTLYQTQSGAAAPTGTVGGTNPKQIGLGVGVASVDQLFGDASPQATGKNTDLALSGNGLFVVSRDAGGKDKYYTRAGNFSFDANYNYVVPGSGYHVVGWNADENGSIDTKGTPTGIQIKDAMRSMGAKATTTISYKGNMNSSVPTITSIRNQTGAVVASPAKVDGVTNTSLTLTLSDGTTQTVTAKSNYEYRTKCSMPITTIANVYDSLGNLHKVPFLFTKVPGSGTPPLMYDEWEVSLSPATTSGGTLDPVNQCSIKEDDGSWTTVKMNKKTLKFDQNGKYVSGAGDPELTLQNGAGSISGSGTPSATMTATVDLKSLTQYSGSDTIKADYDGHSAGTLKEINTDQSGILTGTYTNGEKRALAQVAVAQFDNAPGLTKAGANLYTESNNSGTANIKTVSALGLTLTPSALEMSNVDVANEFADMVVTQRGFQSNSKVITVGDEMLETVINMKR, encoded by the coding sequence ATGATGCGTTCTCTTTTCTCCGGCGTATCGGGGCTTAAGAGCCACCAGACGCGCATGGACGTCATCGGCAACAACATCGCGAACGTCAACACGATCGGCTTCAAGTCGAGCCGCGTGACGTTTGCTGACACGCTTTATCAGACGCAGTCGGGGGCCGCCGCACCGACAGGAACCGTCGGCGGTACGAATCCCAAGCAGATCGGCCTCGGCGTCGGCGTTGCGAGTGTCGACCAGCTCTTTGGTGACGCCTCACCGCAGGCTACGGGCAAGAACACGGATCTGGCTCTTTCGGGCAACGGTCTCTTCGTCGTTTCGCGCGATGCGGGAGGCAAAGACAAGTACTATACGCGCGCGGGCAACTTCTCCTTCGATGCGAACTACAACTACGTCGTGCCGGGTTCGGGCTACCACGTCGTCGGCTGGAACGCTGACGAGAACGGCAGCATTGATACGAAGGGCACGCCGACAGGCATCCAGATCAAAGATGCGATGCGCAGCATGGGGGCGAAGGCGACGACGACGATCAGCTACAAGGGCAACATGAATTCGTCTGTGCCGACGATCACGTCGATTCGCAACCAGACGGGGGCCGTGGTCGCCAGCCCCGCCAAGGTGGATGGCGTGACGAATACATCGCTGACACTTACCCTTTCGGACGGCACGACGCAGACGGTCACAGCGAAGAGCAACTATGAGTATCGCACGAAATGCAGCATGCCGATCACGACGATCGCCAATGTCTACGACAGCCTTGGTAATCTGCACAAGGTGCCGTTCCTCTTCACGAAGGTACCGGGCAGCGGCACCCCGCCCTTGATGTATGATGAATGGGAAGTCTCCTTGAGTCCGGCGACGACATCCGGCGGCACACTTGATCCTGTTAATCAGTGCTCCATCAAGGAAGATGACGGCTCGTGGACGACGGTCAAGATGAACAAGAAGACGTTGAAGTTCGACCAGAACGGCAAATACGTCTCTGGTGCAGGAGACCCGGAACTGACGTTGCAGAACGGCGCGGGATCTATATCCGGTTCAGGAACGCCATCTGCTACAATGACGGCCACGGTCGACCTCAAGAGCCTCACGCAGTACAGCGGCAGCGATACGATCAAGGCAGACTACGACGGACATTCTGCAGGTACTTTGAAGGAGATCAACACCGATCAGAGCGGTATTCTCACGGGCACCTACACGAACGGTGAGAAGCGCGCACTGGCGCAGGTAGCCGTCGCGCAGTTCGACAATGCGCCAGGCCTCACGAAGGCAGGGGCGAATCTCTATACCGAGTCGAATAACTCGGGCACGGCGAATATCAAGACGGTCAGTGCTCTCGGTCTGACGCTCACGCCGTCGGCACTTGAAATGTCGAATGTCGACGTTGCGAATGAGTTCGCCGACATGGTCGTGACGCAGAGGGGCTTCCAGTCCAACTCGAAGGTCATCACGGTCGGCGATGAGATGCTCGAAACCGTCATCAACATGAAGCGTTGA
- a CDS encoding flagellar hook-length control protein FliK: MNNVQTNIMSAAPAPSTTMKANAAESVRPAGRAGATADRGAKNPSFDRALAKLKTLKQNLAETTETLGKDSLAASLAASQQMKRTEAGDSMAKAVEIAEPVESGSLARAVADTGMPLEAPALMTLPAAEEEQQESSFEMASADDVQDTAKLPLQEEMPATESKPMPAHNESDSAAKAQMLNKTADMSCLASLLPRREQSEQGLLQALSGRILPPMLQAETTATSEQVDRAMEMLQLTVDDGFSGAVKAAQQADMNSTVHTEDDAVLPDSLLRALAQQPAISAVAGTTQEARQAAVSLPLDEAGNSIPAAPLDAGIVSSTSADTAEGQDSPQENFAELFGEQQMPQDKKAEGSNAVVPSATTQVLEGAAKPKSNDAMRLFTEAAQTPQGSQETSHASQMNPAVSFQTTLQEAAEAQPTAPAAPQKDYEVAKQIVEQARLLRMPDETQMVIRLKPEHLGELTLKVSVAASGAVNAAFHTDNASVRAIIETSMIQLKHELQAQGLKVDNVGVYAGLGDHSMMNGQQDADAHYAQHGGQGSSQGRDAQQALASFEEEQQALTAGVQQGVLAQDGVDYRI, translated from the coding sequence ATGAACAATGTACAGACAAACATTATGAGTGCCGCACCTGCGCCGAGCACGACGATGAAGGCGAATGCCGCTGAATCCGTGCGCCCGGCAGGCCGGGCGGGGGCAACCGCTGATCGCGGGGCGAAGAATCCGTCCTTCGACCGAGCGCTTGCGAAACTCAAGACTCTGAAGCAGAATCTTGCTGAGACGACGGAGACTCTGGGAAAGGATTCTCTAGCTGCTTCTCTAGCCGCTTCGCAGCAGATGAAACGGACGGAGGCCGGAGATTCGATGGCAAAAGCGGTGGAAATCGCAGAGCCCGTTGAATCTGGATCGTTGGCGAGAGCTGTTGCTGACACAGGTATGCCATTGGAAGCTCCTGCTTTGATGACACTGCCTGCCGCTGAGGAGGAACAGCAAGAGTCTTCCTTTGAGATGGCTTCCGCAGATGATGTGCAGGATACGGCGAAACTTCCTTTGCAGGAAGAGATGCCGGCGACTGAAAGCAAGCCGATGCCCGCGCACAATGAGAGCGACAGTGCTGCAAAGGCGCAGATGCTGAACAAGACGGCAGATATGAGCTGCCTTGCCTCGTTGCTTCCGCGCCGTGAACAGTCGGAGCAAGGGTTGCTCCAAGCACTCTCCGGCAGGATTTTGCCGCCGATGCTGCAAGCCGAGACGACTGCAACGTCGGAGCAGGTGGATCGGGCGATGGAGATGCTTCAGTTGACGGTGGACGACGGCTTTTCAGGAGCGGTCAAAGCCGCACAACAGGCAGACATGAACTCGACCGTGCACACGGAAGATGATGCGGTTTTGCCTGACTCACTCTTGCGTGCTCTGGCGCAGCAACCGGCAATTTCCGCTGTGGCGGGAACGACACAAGAAGCGCGACAAGCGGCGGTGTCGTTGCCGTTGGATGAAGCGGGGAATTCGATTCCCGCTGCGCCGCTTGATGCAGGGATTGTGTCCTCCACTTCTGCCGACACGGCGGAAGGCCAAGATTCTCCGCAGGAGAATTTTGCGGAACTCTTTGGTGAGCAACAGATGCCGCAGGATAAAAAAGCGGAAGGAAGCAATGCTGTCGTCCCATCTGCGACGACGCAAGTGCTCGAGGGAGCAGCAAAGCCAAAGTCGAATGACGCTATGCGGCTTTTTACAGAAGCTGCGCAAACTCCGCAAGGGAGTCAGGAGACGAGTCATGCTTCTCAGATGAATCCTGCCGTATCGTTCCAGACGACACTGCAGGAGGCTGCCGAAGCGCAGCCGACAGCACCCGCAGCCCCGCAGAAAGATTACGAGGTGGCCAAGCAGATCGTCGAACAGGCAAGGCTTCTGCGCATGCCCGATGAAACGCAGATGGTCATCCGTCTGAAGCCCGAGCACCTTGGCGAACTGACGCTCAAGGTTTCCGTCGCCGCAAGCGGCGCGGTCAATGCAGCGTTCCATACGGACAATGCTTCCGTGCGTGCCATCATCGAAACCTCGATGATTCAGCTCAAGCACGAACTGCAGGCGCAGGGACTGAAGGTGGACAACGTTGGCGTCTACGCAGGTCTTGGTGACCATTCCATGATGAATGGACAACAGGACGCGGATGCGCATTATGCACAGCACGGCGGCCAGGGCAGCAGCCAGGGGCGCGACGCCCAGCAGGCGCTTGCATCCTTTGAAGAGGAGCAGCAGGCTCTCACGGCAGGTGTGCAGCAGGGCGTGCTCGCACAGGACGGCGTGGACTATCGCATCTGA
- a CDS encoding MotE family protein: MKKIVKIALAAILLLVLVVGGFLLGVYLQIFDVGTMNEKMKLYDMPIIGEFFVKPAPETEEAPKEEASGKPKEEMTDSKLNPDKDKDKDKGQSKPKVLTKEEIEKQMKEREAQEKKRVSKLARVYNEMKPQQAAEVMKDLDDDLSVAILQKMDESQAAKTLAAMDADQSARLTKLMYTGVPKKVISPLDRQGQNPQNAANEGQPTDEAAQ, from the coding sequence ATGAAGAAGATAGTCAAGATCGCACTCGCTGCAATATTGCTGCTCGTGCTTGTTGTGGGAGGGTTCCTGCTCGGCGTGTACCTGCAGATTTTTGATGTGGGTACGATGAATGAAAAGATGAAATTATACGATATGCCTATCATCGGGGAATTTTTCGTAAAGCCGGCGCCCGAGACGGAAGAAGCGCCGAAGGAAGAGGCGTCGGGCAAGCCGAAAGAAGAGATGACGGACAGCAAGCTGAATCCCGACAAAGACAAGGATAAGGATAAGGGACAGTCGAAACCCAAGGTGCTGACGAAAGAAGAGATCGAGAAACAGATGAAGGAGCGCGAGGCGCAGGAAAAGAAGCGTGTCTCGAAGCTTGCGCGCGTTTACAACGAGATGAAGCCGCAGCAGGCGGCCGAGGTCATGAAGGATCTCGACGACGATCTCTCCGTCGCCATTCTGCAGAAGATGGATGAATCGCAGGCGGCGAAGACGCTCGCTGCGATGGATGCCGATCAGTCGGCCCGCTTGACGAAGCTCATGTATACGGGCGTGCCGAAGAAGGTCATCTCGCCGCTTGACCGTCAAGGACAGAATCCGCAGAATGCAGCGAATGAAGGTCAGCCGACGGATGAAGCGGCACAGTGA
- the fliP gene encoding flagellar type III secretion system pore protein FliP (The bacterial flagellar biogenesis protein FliP forms a type III secretion system (T3SS)-type pore required for flagellar assembly.), whose translation MEKRPILLGSLLFFSLLLIAQEALAAPLIPSLSVNVGEAAGPQDVATSLQILALLTILSLVPSILVMTTSFVRIVVVIGFLRNAMSTQNVPPNQVVLALSLFLTFYIMQPYWSEANQQGIQPYLAGQITQEQAIDNTLAPLREFMFRQTRESDLALFVNLSDAERPESQADVSTATLIPAFVISELKTAFQIGFMIYIPFIVIDMIVASTLMSMGMMMLPPVMISLPFKILLFVMVDGWHLLIKSLIMSFR comes from the coding sequence ATGGAGAAGCGGCCGATTTTGCTGGGAAGCCTCCTTTTCTTTTCCTTGTTGCTCATCGCACAGGAAGCTCTTGCGGCACCTCTGATTCCAAGTCTCAGCGTCAATGTCGGCGAGGCAGCCGGTCCGCAGGATGTTGCGACATCCTTGCAGATACTTGCACTCTTGACGATTCTCTCGCTTGTGCCGTCGATCTTGGTCATGACGACCTCGTTCGTGCGCATCGTTGTCGTCATCGGCTTTTTGAGGAACGCCATGTCGACGCAGAATGTGCCGCCGAATCAGGTGGTGCTTGCGCTTTCGCTCTTTCTGACGTTCTACATCATGCAGCCGTATTGGAGCGAGGCGAATCAGCAGGGAATCCAGCCATACCTTGCGGGACAGATCACACAGGAGCAGGCGATTGACAACACGCTCGCGCCTCTCAGGGAGTTCATGTTCCGCCAGACGCGCGAGTCGGATTTGGCGCTTTTCGTCAATCTTTCCGATGCCGAGCGGCCCGAGTCGCAGGCCGACGTCTCGACGGCGACCTTGATACCGGCTTTCGTCATCAGCGAACTCAAGACAGCGTTTCAGATCGGCTTCATGATCTACATCCCGTTCATCGTGATCGACATGATCGTGGCGAGCACCTTGATGTCAATGGGTATGATGATGCTGCCGCCTGTCATGATTTCCTTGCCGTTCAAGATCCTGCTCTTTGTCATGGTCGACGGCTGGCATCTTCTGATCAAGTCGCTCATCATGAGCTTTAGGTAG
- a CDS encoding lytic transglycosylase domain-containing protein, with product MELSGVEAIQARISEIQRRFGIEGPVPGTAVGFQRALNAELKKNDAAAPQQIVGTAKASTAAKADTDAARTTSAGAAVDLSGASNETTRFIREAAAKYGLDSRLVAAVAEAESSGNQSEVSDAGAVGVMQLMPDTAAALGVNPYDEKQNIEGGAHYLKQMLDTFGGDMKKAIAAYNAGPQAVKDYDGVPPYAETQNYVNKVLDLYQ from the coding sequence ATGGAACTCTCGGGCGTTGAGGCAATACAGGCGAGAATATCGGAAATTCAGAGGAGGTTCGGCATTGAAGGCCCTGTGCCCGGCACGGCGGTCGGCTTTCAACGAGCCTTGAATGCTGAACTCAAGAAGAATGATGCTGCAGCGCCGCAGCAGATCGTAGGAACGGCGAAGGCGTCGACGGCAGCGAAGGCGGATACAGATGCCGCGCGGACGACGTCGGCAGGGGCAGCTGTGGATCTTTCCGGTGCATCAAATGAGACGACACGATTCATTCGGGAAGCAGCTGCGAAGTACGGCCTTGACTCACGTCTTGTCGCCGCTGTTGCAGAAGCGGAGTCGAGCGGCAATCAGAGCGAGGTTTCGGATGCCGGCGCTGTCGGTGTCATGCAGCTGATGCCCGATACGGCGGCAGCGCTCGGCGTCAATCCCTACGACGAGAAACAGAACATCGAGGGTGGGGCGCATTACCTCAAGCAGATGCTCGACACGTTCGGCGGCGATATGAAGAAGGCGATTGCTGCCTACAATGCAGGACCTCAGGCGGTCAAGGACTATGATGGAGTGCCGCCCTACGCAGAGACGCAGAATTATGTGAACAAGGTTCTCGACCTGTACCAATAA
- the fliM gene encoding flagellar motor switch protein FliM — protein sequence MAEDVLSQNEIDKLLSALSTGEVSAEEVQAEEEERKVKTYDFKRPDKFSKDQIRTLNMLYENFARLLNTHLSTHLRTMVNVEVVSVEQLTYQEFLQSLSNPSVIGVMALPPLKGNIIMEVNTGIAFAYIDRVFGGLGENTLKPRILTEIEEAVMRKFIAKASEFLKESWSNVIEINPILEAIEANPGFVQIVPPSDMVIIVTVQVKIGEVEGFMTLCIPYLVLEPVMSKLSTSFWVAASVAKDNNPDKIRALEKKIHKSPIPLIVELGTIDMTIREFLTLGFGDVLQLDTKVKDELKILVGQKPKFLCRPGTQGKRSAVQITQVAFEGDEDTDE from the coding sequence TTGGCAGAAGATGTCTTGTCACAAAACGAGATAGACAAACTTCTCTCAGCTCTGTCGACCGGTGAGGTTTCCGCCGAGGAAGTGCAGGCGGAAGAGGAAGAGAGGAAGGTCAAGACATACGACTTCAAGCGGCCGGACAAGTTCTCGAAGGATCAGATCCGCACGCTGAATATGCTCTATGAGAACTTCGCGCGTCTCTTGAACACCCACCTATCTACCCATTTGCGGACGATGGTCAACGTGGAAGTCGTTTCCGTGGAGCAGCTCACTTACCAGGAATTCCTGCAGTCTTTGAGCAATCCGAGCGTCATCGGAGTCATGGCGCTGCCGCCCTTGAAGGGCAACATCATCATGGAGGTCAACACGGGCATTGCCTTTGCCTACATCGACCGCGTATTCGGAGGCTTGGGTGAGAATACGCTGAAGCCGCGCATCCTTACGGAGATCGAGGAAGCGGTCATGCGCAAGTTCATCGCAAAGGCGAGTGAGTTCCTCAAGGAATCCTGGTCGAATGTGATTGAAATCAATCCGATACTTGAGGCGATCGAGGCGAATCCGGGTTTCGTACAGATCGTGCCGCCGAGCGACATGGTCATCATCGTCACTGTGCAGGTCAAGATTGGCGAGGTCGAGGGTTTCATGACACTCTGTATCCCGTACCTCGTCTTAGAGCCCGTCATGTCGAAGCTCTCCACTTCGTTCTGGGTGGCGGCCTCCGTCGCAAAGGACAACAACCCGGACAAGATCCGCGCGCTTGAGAAGAAGATTCACAAGTCGCCGATTCCTTTGATTGTGGAGCTTGGCACCATCGATATGACGATTCGCGAGTTTTTGACCTTGGGCTTCGGCGATGTGCTGCAGCTCGACACGAAGGTCAAGGACGAGCTGAAGATCCTCGTCGGGCAGAAGCCCAAGTTCCTTTGCCGTCCCGGCACACAGGGCAAACGCTCGGCAGTCCAGATTACACAAGTAGCCTTTGAAGGGGATGAAGATACGGATGAGTGA
- a CDS encoding response regulator — protein MASRVLVVDDAAFMRMMVKDILSKNGYEIVGEAENGMKALEKYQELKPDLVTMDITMPEMDGISAVKEIKKVDPNAKVVMCSAMGQQAMVIEAIQAGARDFIVKPFQADRVLEAVRKALG, from the coding sequence ATGGCAAGCAGAGTTTTAGTGGTGGATGATGCGGCATTCATGCGAATGATGGTCAAGGACATCTTGTCCAAGAACGGCTACGAGATCGTTGGTGAGGCGGAAAATGGCATGAAGGCCCTGGAGAAGTATCAGGAGCTTAAGCCTGACCTCGTGACAATGGACATCACGATGCCGGAAATGGACGGAATCAGCGCGGTCAAGGAAATCAAGAAGGTCGACCCGAATGCGAAGGTCGTCATGTGCAGCGCCATGGGTCAGCAGGCGATGGTCATCGAGGCGATCCAGGCGGGTGCGCGCGATTTCATTGTTAAGCCGTTCCAGGCGGATCGCGTTCTTGAGGCCGTGCGTAAAGCGCTTGGCTGA
- a CDS encoding flagellar hook capping FlgD N-terminal domain-containing protein: MNGTNLNTVTVDGVKYDRAKYEASQTKTARKNDSLGKDAFLQLLVTQLRHQDPLSPDDNTQYIAQLAQFSSLEQMTQMVKGFENVSKLVSNIDSSVLVGSLSNMIGKNIQWTHVTKTKDAEGNPKTKSETFAGNVRGVKVSNGKPMVVAQDAKGKLHEVEVSEIDAIADPPKPKTSGT; the protein is encoded by the coding sequence ATGAACGGAACGAATCTCAATACCGTCACGGTCGACGGTGTGAAGTACGATCGTGCCAAGTATGAAGCGTCTCAGACGAAGACGGCAAGGAAGAACGACTCGCTCGGCAAGGACGCCTTCCTGCAGCTTCTCGTGACGCAGCTCCGGCATCAGGATCCTCTGAGCCCGGACGACAATACGCAGTACATCGCCCAGCTCGCGCAGTTCTCGTCGCTTGAGCAGATGACACAGATGGTCAAGGGCTTCGAGAATGTATCGAAACTCGTGTCGAACATCGACAGCTCCGTGCTCGTCGGCTCTTTGAGCAATATGATCGGCAAGAACATCCAGTGGACGCACGTGACGAAGACGAAGGATGCGGAGGGCAATCCCAAGACAAAATCGGAAACCTTTGCAGGAAACGTCCGCGGCGTCAAGGTTTCGAACGGCAAGCCGATGGTCGTCGCTCAGGATGCGAAGGGCAAACTGCATGAGGTCGAGGTTTCGGAGATCGATGCGATCGCCGATCCGCCGAAGCCGAAAACATCGGGAACGTAA
- the fliO gene encoding flagellar biosynthetic protein FliO, with protein sequence MLGRKGYFLCLLLWVFIVLVLPSVGLAADGGGYLSGYENRDPVPNGTPGVSWWSTIAYVASLVVVFLFVAGLAYYVSKILGGRFGRAMSSGGGRLLENLPLGPGRSACVVELAGRILLLGVTEHTITLLGEVEDAAEAEVILKKSMEASPAPFPSVAGFERQFGSLDKLAERIPTIFKNDAFRK encoded by the coding sequence ATGCTGGGAAGAAAGGGGTACTTCCTTTGCCTCCTCCTGTGGGTTTTCATTGTCCTTGTCCTTCCGTCCGTCGGCTTGGCTGCAGACGGCGGAGGATACCTTTCGGGTTATGAAAACCGGGATCCGGTGCCGAACGGTACGCCGGGCGTTTCATGGTGGTCGACCATCGCCTATGTCGCGAGTCTCGTTGTCGTGTTTCTCTTCGTGGCCGGTCTTGCCTATTATGTTTCCAAGATCTTGGGCGGGCGTTTCGGGCGTGCGATGTCAAGCGGTGGCGGGCGCTTGCTGGAAAATCTTCCGCTTGGTCCTGGCCGCTCTGCCTGTGTCGTTGAGTTGGCGGGCAGAATTTTGCTGCTCGGTGTGACGGAACATACGATCACTCTCTTGGGAGAGGTCGAGGATGCAGCGGAGGCAGAGGTAATCTTGAAGAAGAGCATGGAGGCGTCGCCGGCGCCATTTCCCAGTGTGGCGGGGTTTGAACGGCAGTTTGGCTCTCTTGACAAGCTGGCCGAGAGAATCCCGACGATATTCAAGAATGATGCATTTCGGAAGTAG
- a CDS encoding TIGR02530 family flagellar biosynthesis protein, which translates to MADARIYLSSQPLLPQMPAAKQPASQKNAPSFAAELERANSEVSFSAHAAERMRARGIDLSDEELSKLDDAVNKMASKGAKESLIYMNDVALVVSIRNRTVITAMDGMSAKDNIFTNIDSAAIL; encoded by the coding sequence ATGGCTGACGCGAGAATCTACCTTTCGTCCCAGCCGCTCCTGCCGCAGATGCCTGCCGCAAAGCAGCCGGCATCGCAGAAGAATGCCCCGTCCTTTGCAGCGGAGCTCGAAAGAGCCAACTCCGAGGTCAGCTTTTCGGCTCATGCCGCAGAACGCATGAGAGCGCGTGGTATCGACCTCAGCGACGAAGAACTTTCAAAACTCGATGATGCCGTCAATAAGATGGCTTCGAAGGGTGCAAAGGAATCCCTGATCTATATGAACGACGTCGCGCTCGTCGTGAGTATCAGGAACAGGACGGTCATCACTGCCATGGACGGCATGAGCGCCAAGGATAATATTTTCACGAACATTGACAGTGCAGCAATCCTTTGA
- a CDS encoding flagellar FlbD family protein, with the protein MIKLTKFKSEAHKKGEFVLNAEIIETVEETPDTVVTLTNGKKLIVEESMEEIVRRVMEYRRSMHGL; encoded by the coding sequence ATGATCAAACTGACAAAGTTCAAGTCGGAGGCGCACAAAAAAGGGGAATTCGTCCTCAACGCCGAAATAATAGAAACGGTGGAGGAGACGCCCGATACGGTCGTCACCCTCACAAATGGCAAGAAACTCATCGTGGAAGAATCGATGGAAGAGATCGTGCGGCGCGTCATGGAGTATCGCCGCAGCATGCATGGTTTGTGA
- a CDS encoding flagellar basal body-associated FliL family protein, which translates to MAEEKEVQAIAPEPSKKSPIILIVVIVVVALAAAVGISFFITQHMMANNAGDGGPSRLSHDPGVFIKLGDPKDGILVNVGGLKAGRFLKTSIVLEMNPGKKDNIADGKLLAPAETKVMDVTLQTLRSLKVEELDAGKQDELKTTLRDSLNKALGEGSVYEVYITSFLMQ; encoded by the coding sequence ATGGCGGAAGAAAAAGAAGTGCAGGCCATTGCTCCAGAGCCGAGCAAGAAATCCCCGATCATCCTGATCGTTGTCATCGTCGTCGTGGCGTTGGCCGCGGCAGTCGGTATTTCCTTTTTCATCACGCAGCATATGATGGCGAACAATGCTGGTGACGGCGGCCCTTCGAGGTTGAGCCACGATCCAGGCGTCTTCATCAAGCTCGGCGATCCCAAGGACGGCATACTCGTCAACGTCGGCGGCCTCAAGGCGGGGCGCTTCTTGAAAACGAGCATTGTCCTGGAGATGAACCCCGGCAAGAAGGATAATATTGCCGATGGCAAACTCCTGGCACCGGCGGAGACGAAGGTCATGGATGTGACACTGCAGACGCTGCGCTCCCTGAAGGTCGAGGAACTCGACGCGGGCAAGCAGGATGAGTTGAAGACGACCTTGCGCGACAGCCTGAACAAGGCGTTGGGTGAGGGGTCGGTGTATGAGGTCTACATCACGAGTTTCCTCATGCAGTGA